The following nucleotide sequence is from Pseudonocardia sp. C8.
TCGTCGACGTGGCTGAGGTTCGCCAGCCGACGCAGCAGGGCGGTCTCGTCGGGGCCGGCGGCCGGGACGGTCAGCCCGGAGTCGCGGCAGAGCGCCGTCCACGACCCCTTGCTCCGGTACACGTCGGATAGCTCCCCGCCTGACGCCCGCAGGTAGCGCGCGAGCCCGGGCTCGCCGTGCGAGCGGACATCGGCCACGAGATCCTTCCGGGACAAACGCAGCCGGTTGCGGACGTTGTCGAGCACGATCTGCTGTGCCACCGGGTCGAGCACCATCGCCGAACCGGACGGCAGGTACGGGAAGCCGTCCTCGACGTCCCGTACGACCCCGGTCCGGCTGCTCCCGGTCAGCGCCCGGTAGCGCAGGTCGAATCGGAACTCACGGCGTTGCTGGCCGATGAAGTCGAGGACGGTCAGCACGGCCTTGTCCGGCGCCCGGCGCAGCCCGCGACCGAGTTGCTGCAGGAAGATCGTTGCGCTCTGGGTGGGGCGCAGCAGGAGCACCGTGTCGACCTCGGGGACGTCGAGGCCCTCGTTGAAGACATCGACCGCGAACAGGCAGTTCACCTCGCGATCGCGCAGCCGCCGGAGCGCGTCGTCGCGGTCGTCGCGAGCGGTCCGGCCGCTCACCGCCTCGCTCGGGATACCGGCTGCGGTGAACACCCGCGCCATGTACTCGGCGTGTGCGACCGACACGCAGAACCCGAGTGCGCGCATCGCGCTGACGTCGGTGACCTTGGCCCGGGTCTCGCGGATGATCTTTGCAGCCCGGGCGTCGTTGCCAGTGTAGAGCGTGTCGAGGGCGCTGGCGTCGTAGCTGCCACGCGTCCACTCGACGCCCCGCAGGTCGACGTCGTCGGCGAGACCGAAATAGTGGAACGGCACCAGCAGGTCGGCCGCGAGCGCGTCCCAGAGCCGCAGCTCGGCGGCGCTACGGCCGTCGAAGAAGCGATCGCGGACGTCCACGCCGTCGGAGCGCTCCGGTGTCGCGGTCAGGCCGAGCAGCTCCGCCGGCCGCAGGTGATCCAGCAGCCGGCGGTAGGTTGCGGCTTCGGCGTGGTGGAACTCGTCGATGACGACGACGTCGAAGTGGTCGGCGGGGATGTTCTCCACGCCGTAGGCGGCGAGGGACTGCACGGACGCGAACACGTGGGTCCACCGTGTGGGCCGGGCACCGCCGACGTACTTCTCCCCGAACGCACCATCGGCGAGCACCGCCCGGTACGTGCGCAGCGACTGGTCCAGGATCTCCCTGCGGTGGGCGACGAACAGCAACCTCGGATGCGCGGCGCGCAGACGCTGGTAGTCGAGGGCGGCGACGACCGTCTTCCCGGTCCCGGTCGCCGCGATCACGAGGTTGCGGTGCCGGTCGTGAACCTCCCGCTCGGTGTCGAGCGCCTCGAGGAGCTGCTCCTGGTGCGGGAACGGCCGGACCTCGAGCCCGATCAGAGGGGTGTCGGCCTGCCGGGACCTTCCGAGCGCGTCCGCGAGCCGCTGCGAGTCCGCGGGGACGGCCGGGTCGTAGGAGACGAAGTCCGGTGCGTTCCAGTAGGTGTCGAACGTGGAGGTGAACTTGCGGATCAGGTCGGGCGTCGCGACCGACGAGAGACGGACGTTCCATTCCAGGCCGTCGACCAGCGCGGAGCGGGAGAGGTTCGAGCTTCCGACGAAGGCGGTATCGAAGCCGGAGTCGCGGCGGAACAGCCACGCCTTGGCGTGCAGGCGGGTCGTCGCACTCGCATAGTTGATCTTCACCTCGGCGCCGTGGCGCTGCACCAGCTCGTCGACCGCGCGTTGATCGGTGGCGCCCATGTAGGTCGTGGTGATCACCCGGAACGGGACTCCGCGCTCCCGCAGCACGTCGAGCTCGCGCTCCAGCAGGCGGATGCCGTGCCACCGGATGAACGCGCACAGCAGATCGACGCGGTCGGCGCTGGCCAGCTCCGACCGCAGCGCGGAATGTAGCTTCGGTTCACCCGCCGCGTTCGTGAACAGGGCCGCGTCCGACAAGGGAGTGAGCGGCCGGCGAACCTCGTGGACGCCGGGAAGGACCTCTCGGGTGAGCGCGATGAGCTGTTGCAGGTCCTCGTGAAGCTGCTCGTCGTGCTCCACGAGCCCCATCAGCTGGTTGACCAGCTCGACGCGCTGCGGGGCATCGCGCTCGGCGAGCGCGTGCTCGACGACTGCGGCCACGTGCCGGGCCAGCACCCGCGGCTGGACGGCCGCGTCGATGTCGTCCCAGCGTGGAGTCAGGTCGGTGACCTCGGCGAGCGCAGCCTCGAGCCGGGTGGTGCGCAGGCGTTCGTGTGCCCCGGCGCGCAGTGGTTCGGACACGCTTCCCCGTCCGTCGTCGTTCACGATCGGGTGCAGCATGCCGTGCAGCTACGACAGGTCTCGCTCAGGGCGTTCCTTGCCGCCGGCGGCCCGTGAGTGGTTGGGAGGCCCCTGACCCGACGAACCACTCACGGGCGCGGAGCGCGAGCCGGCACGCCAGCCACGCACCCACCCCGACGACCAGGCAGGCCAGGACGACCACGGGCCCGGGCAGGTGCGCGTGCAGCGCGGCCAGCACCGCGTAGTGCGTCAGGTAGATCGTCAGCGACGCCCCGGCCACCAGCGCGGTCAGCTTGGCGAGGGCGTGCGGGAGCAGCATCCGGTCGACACCCAGGATCAGGGCCACCCCGAGCACGAGCACGGCCGTGCGGGTCGGGTCGGAGAACCCGCCGGGCACGACGAAGGGGAGCAGGCCCAGCACCGCGAGCCGGCGGCCGGGGGTGTCGGCCCGCTGGGCCAGCCAGCCCAGGGTGAAGATCCAGAACACCTGCTGGGGGGCGAACGGACCGACCGTGAACCCGTTGACCGGCCCGGCCCACGGCCGCATCAGCAGCCCGGCGACCAGCGCGCCGGCGGCGAACCCGAACGGCACGCGGCGCTCGGCCCGGCGCACCGGGGGCAGCGCGAACACGGCCGCCAGCACGAGCAGGATCTGCAGCAGCGACTCGACGAACCAGTAGCCGGTGAGCTCCGGGTCCACCACGACGTTGGCGAGCAGCAGGTTGTGCAGCCCCACGTCGTCCTCGACCGCGGCCCGCCAGGACAGCCACAGCACGGTGGGCACCGCGATCCGCAGCGCGGTGCCGAGCAGCCGCCGCGACACCACCCCGGTGGCCGGGGTGAACCGGGCGAACGACCAGCCCGCCAGCGCCAGCAGCAGGTGCGCCCCGCCCAGCACGGCCACCGGGCCGACGTGCGCCACCAGCACGAGCACGATGCCGACCGCGCGCAGCAGCACCGGGGTCTCGACCGGTCGCACCTTGCGCCGCCGGCGGGCCGCGCCCTCCAGCTCGGCGACCGTGCGCCCGGGCCAGTCGGCGGGCGGGTCACCGAGGATCTCGGTCAGCGCGGTCGACATCTGCACGTAGCGCAGCGAGTCGCCGCCCAGGTCGCGGAAGGTCGCGTCACCGGGGACGTCGGCGAGCCCGAACACGCGGGCGAACGCGGCCCGCACGGAGCCGTCGCCTTGGTCGCCGGTGTGCCCGGCGAGCCGCTGCACGGCCGGGCGGTCGACCTTGCCGGTGTCGGTGTACGGCAGCGCGTCGAGCGCGACCCCGTGCACGGCGTCGGGCGGCAGGCCGAGCCGGACCGCGGTGTCCGCGGCGACGGGGCCCGCGTCGGCGCCGACGACGCCGAGCAGCAGCCGGCTGTCGTCCCCGGTCGCCAGGGCGGTGACCCCGCGCGCGGCGAGGGTGCGTTCGACGTCGTCGAGGTCGATGCGCACCCCGAACAGCTTCACGAACCGGCTGAGCCGGCCGGCGAGCTCGTAGAGCCCGTCCGGGCCCCGGCGGGCCAGGTCACCGGTGGCCAGCGCCTCGACCTCCCGGCCCCGGGCCAGGTCGGCGGGCTCCCGGGCGTACCCGAACATGACGTTCGGGCCCCGGTAGATCAGCTCGCCGAGGCCGGGTCCGGCGCCGTCGGCCGGGGCGAGCTCGAAGTCCCCGCCCGGGATCGGGACGCCGATCGCCTCCGGCCGGGACTCCGCCAGGTCCGGCGGCAGGTAGGCCATCCGCGCGGTCGCCTCGGTCTGGCCGTACATCACGAACAGCCGCCAGCCCTCGGCCCGGCCGCGCCGGGCCACCGTGCGGACCCGTTCCGGATCCAGCCGGCCGCCGGCCTGGGTGACGTAGCGCAGCGACGGCAGCGGCGGCCAGCCGAGTGCGTCGAGCTGGTCGAACGTGTGCGGCACCCCGTGCAGGCTCGTCACCCCGTACGCGCGGGCGGTGTCCCAGAACGCGGGCTCGGTCACCGGCGTACCCGGCAGGACCAGCGCGGCCCCGCGCAGCAGGTTCGAGTGCAGCACCGACAGGCCGTAGCAGTAGTGCAGCGGCAGCATCGCCGGCGCCCGATCGGTCTCCCGGACGTCGAGGTAGTCGGCGATCGACTCGGCGTTGGCCTGCACGGCGCTCGCCGGCAGCCGGACCAGCTTGGGTGATCCGGTGGACCCGGAGGTGGTCAGCAGCAGTGCCAGCTCCGGGTGCAGCTCGTGCGCGCTCCCGGGACGGCGCGGGCTCAGGTCCCAGCCGGATCCCTGCGGTGCGGCCACCACGTCCGGGTCGTAGGCGGCGGTGAGCGCCGCGAGCCGGTCCGGGGCGGGGGAGCTGAGCAGCACCGGGTGCCCGCCGCGCACGGCTCCCAGGTAGGTCACCAGCGGGTCGACACCGGCTCCGGCGGCCACCAGCACCAGCCTGCGCTCCGGGCCGAGCCGGTCGGCGACGTCGTCGACCCGGTCGGCGAGCTCCCGGTAGTCCAGTGCGGTCCCGTCGGCGGCGAGCACCGCCGTCCGGTCACCGTGCGTACGGAGGTCGCGGACGAACCCGACCGTGTCGGTCCCCCGGACGGCCGTACCGGTACCGATCACGTCGTCAGGTCCGGACACCCTGACATTCGATAAGGGAAGGCTCACCATGGCTAGCCGCCGAACGAGCGACGGCGGGCCGCGACGGGTTCCGGCGCCTCCCGGGAGTCGTCGTGCGGGACCGGTGTCGGGGAGCGGCCCTCGGCGATCCGGGCCACGACGCGGTCGCCGACCCGCAGCGACGTGCTGTCCGGCAGCAGCGCGCGCAGCGTGCGGCCGGACCCCAGCCGGACCGCGTAGAGCGTGAACCCGCCCCGGAACTCCCGGTCCAGGACGACGGCGTCGCCGTCCGGGGCCGCCCGCAGCGTGACGTCGTGCGGACGCAGCATCACCAGGTCGCCGTCGGCCTCCGCGACCGCCCCGATCTCGCCGGCGTCGGCGGCGGGCAGGAAGTCGGCCTCCCCGAGGAAGGTGGCCACGAACCGGTTGCGCGGGGTGTGGAACACCTCCGGCGGCGTGCCGAGCTGCTCCACCCGCCCGGCACGCAGCACCGCCACCCGGTCCCCGACGGCCAGGGCCTCGGCCTGGTCGTGGGTGACCAGCACGGCCGTGGTCCCGGTGCGGCGCAGGACGGCGACGGTCTCCGCCCGGACCTGGTCGCGCAGCCCCCGGTCGAGGTGCGCGAACGGTTCGTCGAGCAGGAGCACCGCCGGCTCGGGCGCCAGCGCGCGGGCCAGCGCGACCCGCTGCTGCTCCCCGCCGGAGAGCTCGTGCGGGTAGCGCCCGGCCAGGCCGGCCAGGTTCACCAGCTCCAGGACCGTGCGGACCCGCTCCCGGCGTTCCGCGGCCGGGCGCCCGTCGAGCCCGAACGCGACGTTCCCGGCCACGTCCAGGTGCGGGAACAGGGCGTGGTCCTGGAAGACGACGCCGACCCGGCGGCGCTCCGGCGGCACCCAGGTGCCGGGGCCGGCGACGAGGCGGCCGGCGAGCCGGACCGTGCCGGCGTCCGGCCGGTCCAGCCCGGCGATCAGCCGCAGCGCGGTGGACTTGCCGCACCCCGACGGACCGACCACGGCCAGCAGCTCGCCGTCGCCGACCCGCAGGTCCAGCCGGCGTACCGCGTCGACCTTCCCGTAGCGGCGGCCCACGCCGTCGAGGGCCAGCACCTCGGCGGTCACGACGGCACCCGGGTGCGGGGCACCAGCAGCAGCACCGGCACGACCGCGACCAGCACGATCGTCAGGGCGGGCAGCGCGGCCGCCTGCCAGAAGTTCTCCGAGGCCAGCAGCCACACCCGCACGGCCAGCGTGTCGAACCCGGACGGGCGCAGCAGCAGCACGATCGGGAGCTCCTTGAGCACGTCGGCGATCACCAGGACGAGCGCGACCCCGATCCCGGCCCGGACCTGCGGCAGGTGCACCCGGGTCAGCACCCGCCGGGGTGGTGCGCCGAGGCAGAGCGCCGACCGGGTGGTGGCGGGGCCGAGCCCGGCCAGGCTCGCGTCGATGCTCTGGTGGCTCAGGGCGAGGAACCGGACCAGGTAGGCGTAGAGGATCCCGGCGACCGAGCCGGTGGCGAGCAGCCCGGTGCCGCCGGGCACGCCGAGCGCCTCCAGCGCGTCGTCCAGGCCGGCGGTCACCACCAGCACCCCGATCCCGAGGACGACACCGGGGACGGCGTAGCCGACCGTCGAAAGCGGGGCGGCGAACCGGACCAGCGGGCCGGGCGCCATCCGCCGCCCGTGCACCACGACCAGCGCCACCGCGGTGCAGCCTGCCGCGGTCAGCACGGCCAGCAGCAGGCCGTTGCCCAGGTGCTCGGCGAACCGGGCGGCCCCGCCGGAGCCGTGGCCCCCATCGGCGAGTGCCCAGCCGGCCAGCCGCAGCACCGGGAGCCCGAACGCGGCGGCCAGCACGACCGCGCACGCCGTGGTGGCTGCCGCGGCCCGCCGGCCGTGCAGCGCCACGGCCGGGAGCCCGCGCCCGGTGCCGCCGGCGCGGTCGAACCGGGCACGGCCGCGCAGCCGTCGTTCGGCGGCCAGGACCAGCAGCGCGAACACCAGCACCACGGTCGCCAGCCCGGCGGCCGCCTGCCGGTCGAAGGTCCCCTTCCACACCTGGTAGACGCCGACCGAGACGGTATGCAGGTCGAAGTACTGCACGGTGGCGAAGTCGGTGAGGGTCTCCATCAGCACCAGCGCGACCCCGGCCGCCAGCGCCGGGCGCGTCATCGGCGCGACCACCCGCAGGCCCGCGCGGGTGTGCCCGGCGCCGAGCGCGCGGGCCGCCTCGTAGCCGGCCGGGGCCTGCTCGGCCAGCGCGGCGCGGGCGAGCAGGTAGACGTAGGGGTACAGGCACAGCGTCAGGACGACGACGGCGCCGGCCAGCGAGCGGGGCTCCGGGAACCAGGCCTGCGGGCCGAGCAGCGACCGCCACGCGGTCTGCACCGGGCCGGTGTAGTCGACCACGGACAGGAACGCGAAACCCAGGACGTAGGCGGGCATCGCCAGCGGGAGCACCAGCAGCCAGGAGAACAGCGTCCGGCCCGGGAACCGGTGCGCCGCGACCAGCCAGGCCAGGCCGCCGCCCAGCAGCAGGGTCCCGGCGCCGACACCGACCATCAGGGCGAGCGTGGTCGCGACCATCCGCAGCATCGCCCCTGTCCCGAGCGCCGACCACGCGTCCGGCACCCGCAACAGCCCCTCCGCGCCCACCCCGAGCACCGGCAGCAGGGCCAGCGCCGCGGCGGCCACGACCGCGAGCCGCCAGCTGCGCCGCTCACCGGTGCCGAGCAGCCGGGACCGGGCCGCGCCGGGCGCGGTGACGTCAGGGAGGGGTGGCGCGCTCACCGGTAGCCGGCTTCGGCCATCAGCCGGACGGCCTCGGCGTTACCGCCGCCGTAGTCCTCCGCGTCGACCGGCGCGTACCGGAACGCACCCCAGCGCGCGATGGCGGGCTCGGGCGGGACCGACGGGTTGGCCGGGAACTCGTGGTTGCCGTCGACGAACGGGCGCTGCCCGGTGGTGGCCAGCCACTCGACGAACCGGCGGGCCAGCGGCGGGTTGTCCGAGTGCGCGACGATCCCGGCCCCGGAGATGTTCACGTGGACGCCGCGGCCCTGCTGGCCGGCCCAGTAGGGCGCGACCGGCAGGTCCGGGCGCTCGGCCAGCAGCCGGGCCAGGTAGTAGTGGTTGGTGACCCCGACGTCGCAGCCACCGGCCGCGACCTCCTCGAGGATCTGCACGTCGTTGTCCCGGATGCGCACGCCGTTGGCCACCCACCCGCGGACGACCTGCGCGGCCCGGTCCCGCCCCAGCTCACCGATCATGCTCGCGACCAGGGCCTGGGTGTAGGAGCTGTTCGCGGTCCGCATGCACACCCGGTCCCGCCACTTCGGGTCGGCGAGGGCCGCGTAGGTGTCGACCGGGTCGAGCTCGCCGGGCTGCACCCGCTGCGGGTTGTACATCACGGTGCGCACCCGCATGCTCAGCCCGTACCAGTGGCCGTCCGGGTCGCGCAGGCCGGCCGGGACGGCGCCGTCGAGCACCGGGGAGCCGGCCGGGGCGAGCAGACCCTCCCGCTCGGCCAGCCACAGGTTGCCCGCGTCGACGGTGAGGAACACGTCCGCCGGGGTGTCCTCGCCCTCGGCCTTGAGCCGTTCCCGCAGCTCGGCGTCGCTGCCGTTCAGGATCTCGACCGGGATCCCGGTCTCGTTCGTGAACTGGGTGAACGCGCGTTCCAGGTCGTAGTGCCGGCCGGAGTAGACCTGGACCGTGTCCGGGTCGGCCCCGCCGACGCCGCACCCCGCGACCAGCAACATCAGGGCGCCGACGGCGGCGAGCGCGGCTGTGCGCATGGAGTCTCCTGCCCGACCCTGGGATAAGTGAGGCTTACCATCACGAGGTGTGGTTTGCCTGTCAAGAGTGATCCACGCGGGTGGTAGAGGTGGGTCGCGGATCGGTTCGTCCGAGGGGCGGAGGGCGGCTCAGCCGGCTGCCGGTGACGCGGCTCGGCCCCGGGGCGCCGGGAACCGGGCGGCGATGCCGGTCGGGCCGTCCGGCTGCTCGTCGCCGAAGACCTGCCCGACGACGTACAGCCGCGGGTCCGGGCCGTCGTCGAGCACGCAGGAGAAGGCTCCCCGGTCGAACGGGACCGTCGCGAGCACCTCGCCGCCCTCGCGGACCCGCACGCAGTGCGCGTGGCCGACGTCGGCGTACCACAGCGCCCCGTCGCGGTCGAGGCAGATGCCGTCCGGATGGTCGCCGGGCGTGGCCGCCCAGACCCGCCGGTCGGCGAGCCGCCCATCGGCGTCCACCGTGTACGCGGTCACCTGCTCGGCGTAGGACTCGGCCACCAGCAACGTGGACCCGTCCGGGGTGACGGCCATGCCGTTGGGGAACGCGAGACCGTCGGCGACCCGGGTGACGGAGCCGTCCGGGCGGACCAGCGCGATGATCCCCGGCGCGAACTCGCCGGCCGGGAAGTCGAACCCGATGTTGTTCACGTAGGCCCGGCCGTGCCCGTCGACGACGATCTCGTTCCACGGCGTCGTGGCCTCCCCGGACAGGTCGGCGTGCCGGGACAGCGCGCCGCCGGGCTCCCGGCGCAGCACCGCACGGTCCGTCGAGGAGACGAGCAGCAGGCGCCCGTCGGGCAGGAAGTCGATGCACAGCGGGAACGAGGCGACCTCGGCCTCGACCGCGCGCGTCCCGTCGGGGGCGAGCGACCACACCCGTCCCGCGCCCCAGTCGCTCACCCAGAGCCGGCCGTCGTGCCACCGCGGGGACTCCGCGAACACGAGGCCGTCCATGACGACGTCCCTCTGCTGTGTGCTGTCCATGACGGTCAGACCCGGATCCGGGGCGGCACTCATCGGCCCCCGGTCGATCACTCGAAGCCGAAGACCGGGGGGAGCACGACGACGACCGCCGCGGCCCAGCCGGCGAAGACCGGCAGGTACGCGGTCTGCCACCGTTCGACGCGGTGGAACGGGACCCGCCCGGTGAGGAACCGCAGCGACAGCCAGGCGGTCCACCCGAGGTTCACGAGCAGGACCAGGTTGAGCCCGAGCGCCGCCGCCCGGTTCGGGGTGAACCCCAGGTCGCCGATGCGGGCGACCATCGAGCCGAGCACCAGCACGTCGAGCACGAGCGCGCTCGCGACGGTGAGCAGCCGGACGCCGTCCATCAGCCCGGCCGGCCGGGACGGGTCCCGCGCCGACGTGGCGTAGAGGACGAGCCCCAGCACGACGACCAGGAGGGCGTCGAAGACGCCGAGCAGCTCGCGGTCGAACGCGGCCCCGGACACGAGGTAGGCGACCGCCGCGACGCTGAGCATCACGGCGAACAGCGGCGTGAACAGCAGGGTGAGCACCGGCGCCATGTTCTCCACCACGTGCTGCTTCGACTCGACCAGCCACGCGGAGACGATCACGGCACCGGCCGCGCCCGACGGCACCACCCACTCGGCGACCAGCTCGACGTCGACCCCGATCGGGTCGAGGATCGCCCCGGTCAGCAGGAGCAGCACGCTGCCGCCGAGCGCGATGAGCACGTAGTAGATGATCCACTCGCCGGTGAAGCGGACGAAGTCCATGCGCCGCTCGTGCGACCGGAGCGTGCCGCCCATGTACGGGTGGGCGACCGCCAGCCACAGGACGACCGGCAGGTGCAGCCCCACGAGCACCTCGGTCGCACCGCCGGGCCGGAACGGGTACAGGTTGACCACGAGCGCGGCCAGCACGAACGGGGCCGCCGTGACCAGCCAGCCCCGGGTGTCGAGCCGCCGCCTCCGGGCGAGGTACCCGGCGAGGAACGGCAGCACGAGCAGGCCCGCGTTGCGCAGCAGCCACCCCGGCTCCTGGTCGGGGAACCCGGCGGCCAGGCGCGCGACCTGGACGGCGACGGCCGCGCCCACCGCGGGGACGAGCACCTCCAGCCAGCCGCCGGACCGGCGCACCGGCTCGGCGTCGTCGCCGTCGCGCAGGACGAGCTGCTTCCACAGCCGGCCGCTGTGCTCGCGGGCGAACTCCCGGGACAGGCTGTCGAGGTCGCCCATCCGCTTGACCGCGACGAGGAACGCCTCGTCGGCCGTGAGGTCCATCGCGTCCAGCTCGGCAATCTGGTCACGGAGGTGGGCCTCGAGCTCGTCGACGTCGCGGTCGCCGACCGCCGGGGCCTTCGCGACGTAGGCCCGCCACTCGGCGATCTGCGCCTCCACCGGGTCCATGGGTCACGCCTCACCGAGTGCGGGCATCAGCCCGCCGGGGCCCCGCCAGACGTCGCCGAGCGCACGGGTGACCGTCATCCACTGCCGTCGTTGCTCGGCGAGGGCCACCCGCCCGTCGTCGGTGATCGCGTAGTACCGGCGGCGCCGGCCCTCCGGCGGGGTCCGCCACTCCGTGGTCACGTAGCCGAGCCGGCGCAGCCGGTGCAGCAGCGGGTAGAGCATCCCGTCGGTCCACTCGAGCTCACCCCCGGAGAGCTCGCGCACCCGCTTGAGGATGGCGTAGCCGTAGCTCTCGCCCTCGGTGAGGATCGCGAGCACGAGCGGGGTGGCCGAGGCCGCGACCAGGTTTTTGTCGATCTGCACGGTCCCTCCATGGCTTGAAGCCTTATGCATAGAAGCACGAGGTATCGGTGATGGCAAGGCTCGAGGGCACTGGCCGGGTGCTCGAGCTCGACCACCTCCTGGCGGTGCTCGACACGACGCGAGAGCCGCCTGCCGGGCGCCGTGCGGCACCGGTGCACCCGTGCGGTGCCACGGGCGTCGACGCCGTCGAGCTGGTGGGGGGCGACGCCGCCGCTGCCCGGCCTGCCGTTCTCCGTGTCGGCGGTGCGCCCACGTCACGGGATGCGGCACCGTGGAGTTCTGACCGATCGTCCTCACACCCCTTCGCCACGCCGCACACCCGGCGCAATAGGTGTGACGCGCGGCGAAGGGGTGTGAGGTCGGAGCCGCCCTCGACTCACCCGTCGTCGAGCACGGCGGGCCGGTCGCTCATTCGGTTTCTCGGTGTCGGCGGCGCCATCGTCGAAGCCGATCACCTGCTGCGACCGCGAAATCCGCCGGACGGTCCGGCTGCTTCCGTCCACTGCGCCGGAAAGAGGTCTCCGTCACCCACTGTCCGGAGGCATGGACGCTGCGCCATCCGAAAGTTAGGTTCGCCTTGCATCAGAAGAAGGTAAGTAACCCTGCGCTGGTTGCCGACGGAGGTTGGAGTGCCCCCCACCCACGCCTCGGTCGAGCCGATCCTGGGCAGCGTCCTCGACTGTGTCGGGGCGACGCCACTGGTCTCGCTCGATCGACTGTTCCCCCATGCCGACGTGCAGGTTCTGGCCAAGCTGGAGCTGATGAACCCCGGCGGGAGCATGAAGGACCGCACCGCCCGGCACATCGTCGCCGGCGGGCTCGAGGACGGGTCGATCGCGCCGGGCAGCCGGCTCGTCGAGTCCAGCTCCGGCAACTTCGGTGTCGCCGTCGCCATGGCGGCCCGCCTGCACGGGTTGCGGTTCACCTGCGTGGTGGACCCGATGGCCGCGCCCGCCAACATCGCCATCATGCGGTCGCTCGGCGCCACCGTCGAACGCGTCCACCAGCCCGCCGAGGTCGGTGGCTTCCTGGCCGCCCGGCTCGACCGGGTCCAGGAGGTCCTCGCCGACGAGCCGGACGCGGTCTGGATCAACCAGTACGCGAACGACCACAACTGGCTGGCGCACTACCACGGCACGGGCGCCGAGGTCGCCGATGCGCTGCTGCTGCCGCCGACCGTGCTCGTCGCCCCGGTCAGTACCACCGGCAGCATCCTCGGCTGCGCCCGCCGGCTCCGCGAGCACGCGCCCGACCTGCGGGTGGTGGCCGTCGACGCGGTCGGATCCGTGATCTTCTCCGGGGACCGTCCGTCCCCGCCCGGCACCCGGGAGCTGCCCGGGGCGGGTTCCAGCCGGGTCCCCGAGCTGCACAGCCCGAACGAGATCGACGACGTCGTGCACGTCGACGACGCGTCCGCGGCCGAGGCCTGCCGGGAGCTCCTGCTCACCGAGGCGATCTTCGCCGGCGGCTCGACCGGCTCGGTGGTGGCCGCGATCCGGCGGATCCTGCCCACCCTGGAACGGCCGGCCCGGGTGATCGCCCTGTTCCCGGACCGGGGTGACCGCTACCTCGACCGGGTCTACGACGACGAGTGGCTGGACCGGGCCCGCGTCCGGGCCGGGCGTCCGGCGGCGGCCCCCGCCGACGCCCGTGCCGTGTCCGCGGTCGGGGTCGGCTGATGGGCCGGATGCCCTCGCCGGGCCGGTGGGTGACCGCCGACCTGCTCGAGGCGGCGACGATCGAGGGCCTGTGGGGGCTCGGCGAGCGCGACCTCGGACCGCCCCCGCCCGGGCTGCCGTCGGCGGCGCCGTGCCCGGGCTCCGGGTGGGTGCGGGTCGACCTGCCCGGTGGCGGGTGGCTGGCCTGGTCGGCCACCGACGGCGCGCCGGTGACCCGGACCCGGCACGCCGGGGGCCCGGTCTGGTACCGGGAGGACGCCGAGCACCACACGGCCTACCCGGTCGGGCCCGACCGGGTGCTCGCCCTGCTGGAGGGGGCCCGGCCGCACCGGGACGCGGTCCTCGCCGACCTGCGGACCGCCGTCCGGCACGCGCACGTCGTCCGTGCCGGCTGGCTGCGCCTGCCCGACCCGGCGCTCCGGCCCGCCGACCGGGACGGCGGGCCCGCGGCGACGCTGCTGGCCGGGGAGCGGCTCGCC
It contains:
- a CDS encoding iron ABC transporter permease, whose translation is MSAPPLPDVTAPGAARSRLLGTGERRSWRLAVVAAAALALLPVLGVGAEGLLRVPDAWSALGTGAMLRMVATTLALMVGVGAGTLLLGGGLAWLVAAHRFPGRTLFSWLLVLPLAMPAYVLGFAFLSVVDYTGPVQTAWRSLLGPQAWFPEPRSLAGAVVVLTLCLYPYVYLLARAALAEQAPAGYEAARALGAGHTRAGLRVVAPMTRPALAAGVALVLMETLTDFATVQYFDLHTVSVGVYQVWKGTFDRQAAAGLATVVLVFALLVLAAERRLRGRARFDRAGGTGRGLPAVALHGRRAAAATTACAVVLAAAFGLPVLRLAGWALADGGHGSGGAARFAEHLGNGLLLAVLTAAGCTAVALVVVHGRRMAPGPLVRFAAPLSTVGYAVPGVVLGIGVLVVTAGLDDALEALGVPGGTGLLATGSVAGILYAYLVRFLALSHQSIDASLAGLGPATTRSALCLGAPPRRVLTRVHLPQVRAGIGVALVLVIADVLKELPIVLLLRPSGFDTLAVRVWLLASENFWQAAALPALTIVLVAVVPVLLLVPRTRVPS
- a CDS encoding extracellular solute-binding protein produces the protein MRTAALAAVGALMLLVAGCGVGGADPDTVQVYSGRHYDLERAFTQFTNETGIPVEILNGSDAELRERLKAEGEDTPADVFLTVDAGNLWLAEREGLLAPAGSPVLDGAVPAGLRDPDGHWYGLSMRVRTVMYNPQRVQPGELDPVDTYAALADPKWRDRVCMRTANSSYTQALVASMIGELGRDRAAQVVRGWVANGVRIRDNDVQILEEVAAGGCDVGVTNHYYLARLLAERPDLPVAPYWAGQQGRGVHVNISGAGIVAHSDNPPLARRFVEWLATTGQRPFVDGNHEFPANPSVPPEPAIARWGAFRYAPVDAEDYGGGNAEAVRLMAEAGYR
- a CDS encoding SMP-30/gluconolactonase/LRE family protein translates to MDSTQQRDVVMDGLVFAESPRWHDGRLWVSDWGAGRVWSLAPDGTRAVEAEVASFPLCIDFLPDGRLLLVSSTDRAVLRREPGGALSRHADLSGEATTPWNEIVVDGHGRAYVNNIGFDFPAGEFAPGIIALVRPDGSVTRVADGLAFPNGMAVTPDGSTLLVAESYAEQVTAYTVDADGRLADRRVWAATPGDHPDGICLDRDGALWYADVGHAHCVRVREGGEVLATVPFDRGAFSCVLDDGPDPRLYVVGQVFGDEQPDGPTGIAARFPAPRGRAASPAAG
- a CDS encoding permease prefix domain 1-containing protein; translation: MDPVEAQIAEWRAYVAKAPAVGDRDVDELEAHLRDQIAELDAMDLTADEAFLVAVKRMGDLDSLSREFAREHSGRLWKQLVLRDGDDAEPVRRSGGWLEVLVPAVGAAVAVQVARLAAGFPDQEPGWLLRNAGLLVLPFLAGYLARRRRLDTRGWLVTAAPFVLAALVVNLYPFRPGGATEVLVGLHLPVVLWLAVAHPYMGGTLRSHERRMDFVRFTGEWIIYYVLIALGGSVLLLLTGAILDPIGVDVELVAEWVVPSGAAGAVIVSAWLVESKQHVVENMAPVLTLLFTPLFAVMLSVAAVAYLVSGAAFDRELLGVFDALLVVVLGLVLYATSARDPSRPAGLMDGVRLLTVASALVLDVLVLGSMVARIGDLGFTPNRAAALGLNLVLLVNLGWTAWLSLRFLTGRVPFHRVERWQTAYLPVFAGWAAAVVVVLPPVFGFE
- a CDS encoding PadR family transcriptional regulator, yielding MQIDKNLVAASATPLVLAILTEGESYGYAILKRVRELSGGELEWTDGMLYPLLHRLRRLGYVTTEWRTPPEGRRRRYYAITDDGRVALAEQRRQWMTVTRALGDVWRGPGGLMPALGEA
- the sbnA gene encoding 2,3-diaminopropionate biosynthesis protein SbnA, with the translated sequence MPPTHASVEPILGSVLDCVGATPLVSLDRLFPHADVQVLAKLELMNPGGSMKDRTARHIVAGGLEDGSIAPGSRLVESSSGNFGVAVAMAARLHGLRFTCVVDPMAAPANIAIMRSLGATVERVHQPAEVGGFLAARLDRVQEVLADEPDAVWINQYANDHNWLAHYHGTGAEVADALLLPPTVLVAPVSTTGSILGCARRLREHAPDLRVVAVDAVGSVIFSGDRPSPPGTRELPGAGSSRVPELHSPNEIDDVVHVDDASAAEACRELLLTEAIFAGGSTGSVVAAIRRILPTLERPARVIALFPDRGDRYLDRVYDDEWLDRARVRAGRPAAAPADARAVSAVGVG